A single window of Candidatus Krumholzibacteriia bacterium DNA harbors:
- a CDS encoding amidohydrolase family protein, translating to MRAPVFFAFLWLLLGAPGAGAATLLLRGGRVLDAEGGRWLDGRVVVLEAGRIRAVLPEAQAVPADSSIDLEGLYLVPGLIDLHTHLLLHPYNEALWDDQVLKEALEFRTLRASVAARRTLEAGWTTIRDLGTEGAGFADVALRDAIAARLIPGPRLFVVTRAIVAVDCYGPSAFDRRWDVPQGAQEVNGADGMRAAVRAQIAAGADWIKVYADYPRTRGAGARPTLTLEELRAAVDEARAAALPVAAHAVTDEAIERCVEAGVRSIEHGLEVSTKVLRLMRSHGVVLCPTLAAYEATARYAGWKPGDPEPEVLRHSRAAFARALEAGTAIACGSDAGVFAHGDNVRELELMVAYGMSRMQALRAATSGAAAVLGLGEECGRIAPGFRADLVAVRGDPLQDIAALRQVALVLQEGRVVRSQR from the coding sequence ATGCGAGCGCCGGTTTTCTTCGCCTTTCTATGGTTGCTGCTCGGCGCCCCGGGCGCGGGCGCGGCCACGCTCCTCCTCCGGGGTGGACGCGTCCTCGATGCGGAAGGGGGACGCTGGCTCGACGGGCGCGTGGTGGTGCTGGAGGCCGGTCGCATCCGCGCCGTGCTGCCCGAAGCCCAGGCAGTGCCGGCCGACAGCAGCATCGACCTCGAGGGCCTGTACCTCGTTCCTGGTCTCATCGATCTGCACACGCACCTGTTGCTGCACCCTTACAACGAAGCCCTCTGGGACGACCAAGTTCTGAAGGAGGCGCTGGAGTTTCGCACCCTGCGGGCCAGCGTGGCGGCACGGCGGACGCTCGAAGCGGGCTGGACCACGATCCGCGACCTCGGCACCGAGGGCGCCGGCTTCGCCGACGTGGCGCTGCGCGATGCCATTGCCGCTCGACTCATTCCGGGGCCCCGACTCTTCGTCGTCACCCGCGCCATCGTGGCGGTGGATTGCTACGGGCCGAGCGCTTTCGATCGGCGCTGGGACGTGCCGCAAGGGGCGCAGGAAGTGAACGGCGCTGACGGCATGCGCGCCGCGGTGCGGGCGCAAATCGCCGCCGGAGCCGACTGGATCAAGGTCTACGCCGATTACCCACGCACCCGCGGGGCCGGCGCGAGGCCGACGCTCACACTGGAGGAGCTGCGGGCCGCGGTCGACGAGGCCCGCGCGGCGGCGTTGCCGGTAGCGGCTCACGCGGTCACGGACGAGGCGATCGAACGTTGTGTCGAAGCCGGAGTGCGCAGCATCGAGCACGGCTTGGAAGTTTCCACCAAGGTGCTGCGCCTCATGCGCAGTCACGGTGTGGTGTTGTGCCCGACCCTGGCGGCGTACGAAGCCACGGCGCGCTACGCCGGCTGGAAGCCCGGCGATCCCGAACCGGAAGTCCTGCGCCACTCGCGCGCTGCTTTCGCGCGCGCTCTGGAGGCAGGGACCGCCATCGCTTGCGGCAGCGACGCCGGCGTCTTCGCTCACGGTGACAACGTGCGCGAGCTCGAGCTGATGGTGGCCTACGGCATGTCCCGGATGCAGGCGCTCCGCGCCGCCACGAGCGGCGCTGCCGCGGTGCTCGGCCTCGGCGAGGAGTGTGGTCGCATCGCTCCCGGTTTCCGCGCCGACTTGGTGGCCGTACGCGGCGACCCGCTCCAGGACATCGCAGCGCTGCGGCAGGTCGCACTCGTCCTCCAGGAGGGGAGAGTCGTCCGCTCCCAGCGGTGA
- a CDS encoding DsrE family protein, whose protein sequence is MAGKKTLTFAIMDAPFENARTVTAMRLLDIAARRGYDINVFAYEGAVGLAFAKQVGHANAVHGRDLQEEDHPLPREWVAALIETTQAHGGKLDWINCGLCVDERGVAEAVPGTRRGSPADLWKAAENSDCTLVMGAK, encoded by the coding sequence ATGGCTGGCAAGAAAACTCTCACCTTCGCCATCATGGACGCGCCCTTCGAGAACGCGCGGACGGTGACGGCGATGCGGCTCCTGGACATCGCGGCGCGTCGCGGCTACGACATCAACGTGTTCGCCTACGAGGGTGCCGTGGGGCTCGCTTTCGCCAAGCAGGTGGGGCACGCCAACGCGGTGCACGGCCGTGATCTGCAAGAGGAAGACCACCCGCTACCGCGGGAATGGGTGGCGGCTCTCATCGAGACCACTCAGGCTCATGGCGGCAAGCTGGACTGGATCAACTGCGGGCTCTGCGTGGACGAACGGGGCGTGGCCGAGGCCGTGCCCGGGACGCGGCGCGGCTCGCCTGCCGACCTGTGGAAGGCGGCGGAGAACTCCGACTGCACTCTGGTCATGGGCGCCAAGTAG
- a CDS encoding DsrE family protein: MAKYTLIASRDPLESREGEKYCLLAGDLRREGNEVTLFLVQNAVFGARKGAATGAYAKLSGAGVAVVADSFSLRERGIGKERLAAGIAVADLDVVIDHMSEGRKVLWN, from the coding sequence ATGGCGAAGTACACGCTGATCGCTTCGCGCGACCCGCTCGAATCCCGCGAGGGGGAAAAGTATTGCCTGCTGGCGGGCGACCTGCGGCGCGAGGGCAACGAGGTGACGCTGTTCTTGGTGCAGAACGCCGTGTTCGGGGCCCGGAAGGGCGCCGCCACCGGCGCCTACGCCAAGCTGTCCGGTGCTGGCGTCGCGGTGGTGGCTGATTCCTTCTCGCTGCGCGAGCGCGGCATTGGGAAGGAGCGACTGGCGGCAGGGATCGCGGTCGCCGATCTGGATGTCGTCATCGATCACATGAGCGAGGGCCGCAAGGTTCTCTGGAACTGA